A region of uncultured Desulfobacter sp. DNA encodes the following proteins:
- a CDS encoding IS1634 family transposase, with amino-acid sequence MAESQSEKRPAAIYRHFDTTVTIEDTCYRAIVVHSSANDKRRQKRIDRIIKNSKDELEKTIKNMVSQPFKCRPDAEIAAEKLAKATETSLHKMRVDIAEIPKYGKGRPKTGEVRKPQRIEYDLKVTIEDDSEKIEKLRLDAGCFVLITNVPIQDKDQNWSGAELLRLYKEQDGIEKNFGFLKDPAIVNAIFLKKPQRVEALGLILLISLLLWRLVERNLKLYVKNTGNLLPGWKKQLTRTPTSFMMTTKFLNILIITVGKQRKLAKPFNKTQLQYLEALEVNPKCFVSP; translated from the coding sequence TTGGCCGAAAGCCAAAGTGAAAAACGCCCTGCGGCCATCTATCGTCATTTCGATACAACGGTCACCATTGAAGATACATGTTACAGGGCAATTGTGGTTCATTCCAGCGCCAATGATAAAAGACGGCAAAAGCGTATTGATCGCATTATAAAAAACAGCAAGGACGAACTCGAAAAAACAATCAAGAATATGGTTTCCCAGCCCTTTAAATGCCGACCAGATGCTGAAATCGCGGCGGAAAAGTTGGCCAAGGCTACTGAAACAAGCCTTCATAAAATGCGTGTGGACATTGCCGAAATACCCAAATACGGTAAAGGACGTCCCAAAACTGGAGAAGTCAGAAAGCCACAACGGATTGAATATGATTTAAAAGTCACCATCGAAGACGATTCTGAAAAGATAGAGAAACTCAGGCTTGATGCAGGTTGCTTTGTACTCATTACCAATGTCCCGATTCAGGATAAAGATCAGAACTGGTCGGGAGCTGAATTGCTTCGACTCTACAAAGAGCAAGACGGGATCGAAAAAAATTTCGGATTTCTTAAGGATCCCGCTATCGTTAACGCTATATTCCTGAAAAAACCCCAGCGTGTGGAGGCCTTGGGATTGATCCTTCTTATTTCCCTCCTCCTTTGGCGCCTGGTTGAAAGAAATTTGAAGCTGTATGTAAAAAATACGGGCAATCTCTTGCCAGGATGGAAGAAGCAGTTAACCAGAACCCCCACATCCTTCATGATGACTACAAAATTTCTTAACATTTTAATCATCACGGTTGGAAAACAGCGAAAATTGGCAAAACCTTTCAACAAAACACAACTTCAATATCTTGAGGCCTTGGAAGTAAACCCCAAATGCTTTGTTTCGCCATGA
- a CDS encoding UDP-N-acetylmuramyl pentapeptide phosphotransferase, whose protein sequence is MKESILVFLCFLLGLGGAWMLILFGEKMGMMDLPNHRSSHNRKVCKGAGIGILFAILVASLFLKIAFFLWLPALVISIASLWGGDRYKFTAKKRLFVHFCCSLCFLLFLSKPVNIVGPFCLLNIPLSIFIVGTSNFYNFMDGIDGIAGITGLVGFLLLAGYGKYIKVDANYITFCVCISASCIGFLSFNFPKARVFLGDIGSILIGFVFSCLTIFMTHSAIDFFIMAGFMFPFYVDELSTMIIRLKDKELLFKAHRRHIYQLMVNEMKAPHWIVSAGYGMFQVIVGLSLISVKSLGMAAIFSIYLISSIVFIAFSCFIRSKALRDVN, encoded by the coding sequence ATGAAAGAATCTATATTAGTATTTTTATGTTTTTTATTAGGCCTTGGAGGCGCTTGGATGCTTATTTTGTTTGGGGAAAAAATGGGCATGATGGATCTTCCAAATCACAGAAGTTCCCATAACAGAAAAGTATGCAAAGGTGCCGGAATCGGGATTCTTTTTGCTATTCTTGTAGCTTCATTATTTCTAAAAATAGCTTTTTTTTTATGGTTACCAGCTCTGGTCATCTCTATTGCAAGCCTCTGGGGTGGAGATCGATACAAATTCACAGCAAAGAAGCGTCTGTTTGTCCATTTTTGTTGCAGCCTATGCTTTCTTTTATTTTTATCTAAACCTGTAAATATAGTAGGACCTTTCTGTCTGCTAAATATTCCTCTATCCATATTTATTGTAGGCACTTCAAATTTTTACAATTTTATGGACGGAATTGATGGAATTGCTGGGATAACCGGCTTGGTCGGTTTTCTCCTGCTGGCAGGTTATGGAAAATATATCAAAGTAGATGCCAATTATATTACCTTCTGTGTTTGCATCTCTGCTTCCTGCATCGGCTTTCTTTCTTTTAATTTTCCAAAAGCAAGAGTTTTCTTAGGAGATATAGGCAGTATTTTAATAGGATTTGTTTTTTCCTGCTTAACTATTTTTATGACCCATTCTGCAATAGATTTTTTTATAATGGCTGGATTTATGTTTCCGTTTTATGTTGATGAGTTGTCTACAATGATCATCCGTTTAAAAGATAAAGAACTTCTTTTTAAAGCCCATCGACGACATATATATCAATTGATGGTTAATGAAATGAAAGCGCCTCATTGGATAGTTTCAGCAGGATATGGAATGTTTCAAGTTATTGTCGGCCTGTCATTAATATCCGTTAAATCTTTAGGGATGGCGGCCATTTTTTCAATTTATTTGATATCTTCAATTGTATTTATAGCATTTTCTTGTTTTATTCGTTCAAAAGCCCTTAGGGATGTAAATTAA
- a CDS encoding NAD(P)-dependent oxidoreductase, producing MTKRGVAPEIKTVLVTGATGFLGSTISRALCQCGYQVIGVSRSTNKQQKSIKNFEHIKVDISDTKMIGKICRDRQPDLILHCAGIAHQKPFRPIPDVLYDNINHQASMMLAKIGGNTNSNLYFIFLSSICVYGENDSINFDETHQCDPTNAYAKSKLEAEIKLRALFEAGNIRKLDILRLAPVYDIDWTVNLEKRICSPGKLLYLKYGSGQQQLSVLDRKNLVDFILYRIKADNSKNTCSVMNICDHKPCSFNEMIHIMNSKPKVCKKPVCTIPLQLINVASQIAQFCFPSKKQFISSCHHKLVKDIVINNQRMLATKFKHKYTITSLFNAK from the coding sequence ATGACAAAAAGAGGTGTTGCTCCTGAAATAAAAACAGTTCTTGTTACAGGAGCAACAGGTTTTCTTGGCTCAACTATATCAAGAGCTTTGTGTCAGTGTGGATATCAAGTGATTGGAGTAAGTCGGTCGACGAATAAGCAACAAAAGAGTATAAAAAATTTTGAGCATATAAAAGTAGACATTTCTGATACAAAGATGATAGGAAAAATCTGTAGGGATAGGCAACCAGATCTAATTCTTCATTGTGCAGGGATTGCGCATCAAAAACCGTTTCGCCCCATACCGGACGTCTTATATGATAACATCAATCATCAAGCATCCATGATGCTTGCAAAAATTGGTGGAAACACCAATTCGAATCTTTATTTTATTTTTTTATCTTCAATCTGTGTATATGGTGAAAACGATAGCATTAATTTTGACGAAACCCATCAATGCGATCCGACCAACGCATATGCAAAAAGCAAACTTGAAGCAGAAATCAAATTGAGGGCACTATTTGAAGCTGGGAATATAAGAAAACTTGATATTCTGAGATTAGCACCGGTATATGATATTGACTGGACTGTAAATTTGGAAAAACGAATTTGTTCACCTGGGAAACTGCTTTATTTAAAATATGGCTCGGGTCAACAGCAGCTTTCTGTCCTTGATCGAAAGAATTTGGTTGATTTTATTCTATACCGTATCAAGGCGGACAATTCAAAAAACACCTGCAGTGTTATGAATATATGTGATCATAAACCCTGCTCGTTCAATGAGATGATTCACATTATGAACTCAAAACCCAAAGTCTGTAAAAAGCCTGTCTGTACGATTCCATTGCAACTGATTAATGTAGCAAGCCAAATAGCACAGTTTTGTTTTCCCTCTAAAAAACAGTTCATTTCATCCTGCCATCATAAGCTTGTCAAGGATATTGTAATTAACAATCAACGTATGTTAGCAACAAAATTCAAGCACAAATACACAATAACAAGCCTGTTTAACGCAAAATAA
- a CDS encoding helix-hairpin-helix domain-containing protein has translation METKLKRSLCILVCVMVTLCTLSAMADSKKLNINTASKQQLTTLKYVGDALADRMIEFRKSTPFTKIEDIMKVKGIGTKVFEANKDQICVNDN, from the coding sequence ATGGAAACAAAGTTAAAAAGAAGTCTTTGTATTCTGGTTTGTGTGATGGTAACCCTTTGTACCTTGTCGGCGATGGCTGACTCAAAGAAATTGAATATTAATACCGCGTCTAAACAACAACTGACAACTCTCAAATATGTTGGAGATGCCCTTGCTGACAGGATGATAGAATTTCGTAAAAGTACGCCCTTTACAAAGATAGAAGATATTATGAAGGTCAAGGGAATCGGTACCAAGGTATTTGAGGCGAATAAGGATCAAATTTGCGTTAATGATAACTGA
- a CDS encoding glutamate--tRNA ligase family protein, with protein sequence MQEHFTTIESVLPVCLSKVPSKPVSRIAPTPSGFLHIGNAVNFLVTWAIVRSRNGSLQLRIDDMDGIRFRPDVLEDIFTSLDWLGIDWDTGPTGPDDFYQNFSLNEKKEYYRDRLQELDKKEKNSFVCRCSRASIKKVSSNGLYPGICRNAGLLFKPGSHVVRLRVDDNTSIQVNNQNIDLARELGDFILWRKDDQPSYHLASLLEDEQGGINFIVRGQDLLFSTAAQIYLARCFGFTSFPACRFIHHDLVLGKNGEKLSKSRGAYSLKDLRQSGGSFTNAIKTAAQILGIKHNIIHTPQDLKHALHS encoded by the coding sequence TTGCAGGAGCACTTCACAACCATTGAAAGCGTTTTGCCTGTGTGCCTTTCCAAGGTACCGTCCAAGCCGGTTTCACGCATTGCACCAACCCCCAGCGGCTTTTTGCACATTGGAAATGCCGTAAACTTTCTGGTAACCTGGGCCATTGTCAGAAGCCGGAACGGAAGTCTTCAGTTACGCATTGATGATATGGACGGCATCCGTTTCAGGCCTGATGTGCTTGAAGATATTTTCACCAGCCTTGACTGGCTGGGTATAGACTGGGATACAGGGCCTACTGGACCGGATGATTTCTATCAAAACTTTTCTTTGAACGAAAAAAAGGAATATTATCGGGATCGTTTACAGGAGCTTGATAAAAAAGAAAAAAATAGTTTTGTGTGCCGGTGCAGCCGGGCATCCATAAAAAAAGTATCTTCCAATGGACTGTATCCGGGCATATGCCGAAATGCGGGTCTTTTATTTAAGCCAGGTTCACATGTCGTCCGATTAAGGGTGGATGATAATACATCCATTCAAGTTAACAATCAGAACATTGACCTGGCCCGGGAACTGGGTGACTTCATTCTGTGGCGCAAGGATGATCAACCCAGTTACCATCTGGCAAGTCTTTTGGAAGACGAACAAGGAGGTATCAATTTTATTGTCCGGGGCCAAGACCTGCTCTTCTCCACTGCCGCCCAGATTTATCTTGCCCGATGTTTTGGCTTCACCTCATTTCCGGCATGCCGATTTATTCATCATGATCTTGTGTTGGGTAAAAATGGCGAGAAATTATCAAAATCAAGGGGGGCATATTCCCTGAAAGATCTGAGACAGTCAGGGGGATCTTTCACCAACGCCATAAAAACAGCCGCCCAAATTTTAGGGATTAAACACAACATAATCCATACCCCGCAGGACCTGAAGCATGCATTGCATTCATGA
- a CDS encoding fatty acid--CoA ligase, whose amino-acid sequence MPHITTTRLIEPCKDAYNYPLLIKNLLETPLIYSPDQEIIYRDLMRYTYKDFGQRVRKLANMLTTLGVKPGDTVAMMDWDSHRYLECFFAVPMMGAVLHTINIRLTPEQLIYTINHAEDDVILVNEEFLPLLSSVKDRFETVKHVVLITDKGQTPESDMNFAGEYEALMSDAPCEYDFPDFDENTMATTFYTTGTTGLPKGVFFSHRQLVLHTYGVMSGLTAYQSQASLNSGDVYMPLTPMFHVHAWGMPYLMTMLGAKQVYPGRYEPETILKLIVTEKVTFSHCVPTIINMLVTCPAISKVNLNGWKVLIGGSALSQGLCKQGLENNINLYTAYGMSETCPVLTVANIKPYLMDKNEDELVEIRCKTGLPITNVRLEVVDSNFKPVPHDGQTAGEVVVRSPWLTQGYVKDEIKSAQLWENGWLHTGDIGVIDPEGYLKITDRLKDVIKTGGEWVSSLEIEDIISRHEAVSEVAVVGVSDEKWGERPLAMVVVRDGFQGKIKDTDIQEFCMKYVDNGQIPKYGIPSKIVLNEQIPKTSVGKISKKDIRAKYK is encoded by the coding sequence ATGCCCCATATTACCACCACCAGACTGATTGAGCCTTGCAAGGATGCATATAACTATCCCCTGCTGATTAAAAATTTGCTTGAAACCCCTTTGATCTATTCTCCGGACCAGGAAATCATCTACCGTGATCTGATGCGCTACACTTACAAAGATTTTGGGCAACGGGTAAGAAAGCTTGCCAACATGCTCACAACGCTCGGTGTGAAACCCGGTGACACCGTAGCCATGATGGACTGGGATTCACATCGGTATCTTGAATGTTTCTTCGCTGTTCCCATGATGGGTGCGGTGTTGCATACAATCAACATCCGGCTAACTCCGGAACAACTGATTTACACCATCAACCATGCTGAAGACGATGTGATCCTGGTGAATGAGGAATTTTTGCCTTTGCTGTCCAGTGTCAAAGACCGGTTTGAAACGGTTAAGCATGTGGTGCTTATTACGGATAAGGGGCAGACCCCTGAATCGGACATGAACTTTGCCGGTGAATATGAAGCGTTGATGTCCGACGCCCCATGTGAATATGATTTCCCTGATTTTGACGAAAATACCATGGCCACCACTTTTTACACCACCGGTACCACCGGCCTTCCCAAGGGTGTATTTTTCAGCCACCGCCAGCTGGTGCTTCACACCTATGGGGTGATGTCCGGACTGACGGCATACCAATCCCAGGCCAGTTTAAATTCTGGGGATGTATATATGCCGCTGACCCCCATGTTTCATGTCCATGCCTGGGGTATGCCCTATCTGATGACCATGCTGGGTGCCAAGCAGGTATATCCCGGACGTTATGAACCCGAGACGATTCTCAAACTTATTGTAACTGAGAAAGTTACCTTTTCCCATTGCGTGCCCACCATCATCAACATGCTGGTGACCTGCCCTGCGATCTCCAAAGTAAATCTGAATGGCTGGAAGGTTCTTATCGGTGGCTCCGCTTTGTCCCAAGGGTTATGCAAACAAGGCTTGGAAAATAATATCAATCTTTATACAGCTTACGGCATGTCAGAAACGTGTCCTGTGCTTACAGTGGCCAATATAAAACCCTATCTCATGGATAAAAACGAAGATGAGCTTGTGGAGATCCGCTGTAAAACGGGCCTGCCAATTACCAATGTTCGCTTGGAAGTGGTGGATTCTAACTTCAAACCGGTTCCCCATGACGGCCAGACCGCCGGAGAAGTCGTTGTCCGTTCGCCCTGGCTGACCCAGGGATATGTCAAGGATGAAATTAAATCAGCACAGTTGTGGGAAAACGGCTGGCTCCACACCGGTGATATCGGTGTGATTGATCCCGAAGGGTATTTAAAAATTACGGATCGCCTCAAGGATGTCATTAAAACCGGTGGGGAATGGGTTTCGTCCTTGGAAATTGAGGATATCATATCACGGCATGAAGCCGTATCCGAGGTGGCCGTGGTCGGTGTCAGCGATGAAAAATGGGGTGAGCGTCCTTTGGCTATGGTAGTAGTCCGGGACGGTTTTCAGGGTAAAATTAAAGACACTGATATTCAGGAGTTTTGCATGAAATATGTTGATAACGGCCAAATCCCCAAATATGGGATTCCTTCTAAAATTGTCCTTAATGAACAAATTCCCAAAACATCGGTGGGCAAGATATCTAAAAAAGATATCCGAGCAAAATATAAATAA
- a CDS encoding response regulator transcription factor: protein MKTKISGNILIVEDHPIFRMGMKDMINSEPDLSVCAEAEDVEPALGLVASYRPDLAIVDLSLKNSSGFDLVCQIHENYSFCRTLVLSMHDEALHAERCLLAGAKGYLMKQEASESVVSAIRSILNGQIHVSSRIMSRLLNVFTRQPTPEQASPLAAITDRELEIFKMIGCGLTSKEIAMRLNISIKTVGTYRERIKEKLHLKNASTLIRHAAIWVETGVFKGDE from the coding sequence ATGAAAACAAAGATATCCGGCAATATCCTGATTGTGGAAGACCACCCTATTTTCAGAATGGGGATGAAGGATATGATCAATAGCGAACCTGATCTTTCGGTCTGTGCTGAAGCCGAAGATGTGGAACCGGCCCTCGGGCTTGTTGCTTCATACCGTCCGGATCTGGCCATTGTGGATCTGTCCTTAAAAAACAGTTCCGGTTTTGATCTGGTTTGCCAGATTCATGAGAATTACAGCTTCTGCCGTACATTGGTTCTTTCCATGCATGATGAGGCGCTTCATGCTGAACGCTGCCTTTTGGCCGGGGCCAAAGGGTATCTTATGAAACAGGAGGCATCGGAATCTGTTGTCTCAGCCATTCGCAGCATTCTCAATGGTCAGATTCATGTCAGCAGCAGAATTATGAGTCGTCTGTTGAATGTGTTCACCAGACAGCCTACACCGGAACAAGCCTCCCCGTTGGCCGCCATTACCGACCGGGAGCTTGAGATTTTCAAAATGATCGGGTGTGGTCTGACATCAAAAGAAATTGCCATGCGTTTAAACATCAGCATCAAGACGGTGGGAACATACCGTGAACGAATCAAGGAAAAACTGCACTTGAAAAATGCCAGCACATTGATCCGCCATGCAGCAATATGGGTGGAGACCGGTGTGTTTAAAGGCGATGAATAA